The proteins below are encoded in one region of Pseudomonas sp. SCB32:
- a CDS encoding OmpA family protein has protein sequence MRPLLTALTLSLLAGVAQAADVEGSADHPLIGRFGTAEISRYKQIDFDEALLPKAKIDDEGKLDDSNVLRLEGRITFINYRVPGQKSPLEVIRNYEKSIGAKGFEPLFACKGSDECGRSLNSMVFNSGKVVPNGFSGDAYFGEDSRYLLARRSAPEGDTYALLLAMPVTGGYTPVLVETVDIQAMAQDQVRVEDAATLKKDLAATGKVAVYGVHFDTSKTEIKAESHPALEQMAQLLKDDPALKVYIVGHTDNAGALDGNLNLSRRRAEAVAKALSSDFGIAAERLGAYGVASLAPAASNAEEAGRSLNRRVEIVLR, from the coding sequence ATGCGCCCACTGCTCACCGCCCTGACCCTTTCCCTGCTCGCTGGCGTCGCCCAGGCCGCAGATGTCGAAGGTTCCGCCGATCATCCACTGATCGGGCGCTTCGGCACCGCAGAGATCAGTCGCTACAAGCAGATCGATTTCGACGAAGCCCTGCTGCCCAAGGCGAAGATCGATGACGAGGGCAAGCTGGACGACAGCAACGTCCTGCGTCTGGAAGGCAGGATCACCTTCATCAACTATCGCGTTCCGGGGCAGAAGAGCCCGCTGGAAGTGATCCGCAACTACGAGAAGTCCATCGGCGCCAAGGGGTTCGAACCCCTGTTCGCCTGCAAGGGCAGCGACGAATGTGGCCGCTCGCTCAACTCGATGGTGTTCAACAGCGGCAAGGTGGTGCCCAATGGCTTCTCCGGCGATGCCTACTTCGGTGAGGACAGCCGTTACCTGTTGGCCAGGCGCAGTGCCCCGGAGGGCGACACCTATGCCTTGCTGCTGGCCATGCCGGTGACCGGCGGCTACACGCCGGTGCTGGTGGAGACTGTCGATATCCAGGCCATGGCCCAGGACCAGGTGCGTGTCGAAGACGCCGCGACCTTGAAGAAAGACCTTGCTGCAACCGGCAAGGTGGCGGTCTACGGTGTGCATTTCGACACCAGCAAGACCGAGATCAAGGCCGAGTCCCATCCCGCCCTGGAGCAGATGGCGCAGTTGCTCAAGGACGACCCGGCGTTGAAGGTCTACATCGTCGGCCACACCGACAACGCCGGTGCGCTGGATGGCAACCTGAACCTCTCCCGGCGTCGTGCCGAGGCGGTGGCCAAGGCCCTGAGCAGTGATTTCGGCATCGCCGCCGAGCGCCTGGGCGCCTATGGCGTGGCGTCGCTGGCGCCGGCCGCGAGCAACGCCGAAGAGGCGGGCCGCTCCCTCAATCGCCGCGTCGAGATCGTCCTGCGCTGA
- a CDS encoding DUF1090 domain-containing protein: protein MFRSSALAVALLALLALGCTKPLIAAEPLTGCAAKRAAIERQLEEARVHGNSNQIAGLQTALEKVKTYCTDAGLAQERKQRVLDAEQDVSRREKDLRKAMDKGDAQKVEKRKDKLAAARAELEQAKRELEE from the coding sequence ATGTTCCGCAGCTCTGCCCTGGCCGTCGCCCTCCTCGCCCTCCTCGCCCTCGGCTGCACCAAACCGCTGATTGCCGCCGAGCCGCTGACCGGCTGCGCGGCCAAACGGGCCGCGATCGAACGCCAGCTCGAAGAAGCCAGGGTCCATGGCAACAGCAATCAGATCGCCGGCCTGCAAACGGCGCTGGAGAAGGTGAAGACCTACTGCACCGACGCCGGCCTTGCGCAGGAGCGCAAGCAGCGGGTGCTGGACGCCGAGCAGGACGTCAGCCGGCGTGAAAAGGACCTGCGCAAGGCGATGGACAAGGGCGACGCGCAGAAGGTCGAGAAGCGCAAGGACAAGCTGGCCGCAGCCCGCGCCGAGCTGGAGCAGGCCAAGCGCGAACTCGAAGAGTAA
- a CDS encoding ABC transporter permease gives MKARKSNPLFTIGKPIAQRHFLLIGGAVFVLLALLWWLAGASGAVPKIFLPTPGDVWVRMLKLAADGTLWADLKVSVYRIAVAFLVSSAMSIVIGVFAGCYGFWKAATEPLVDFVRYMPVVAFVPLTILWAGTSDFQKFLIIWIGTFFQQVLMVMDAIKRVPADFVGLGRTLGMPDRRILLKIVLPSALPGIWDALRISLGWAWTWLVLAELVAATSGLGYRITVSQRFFQTDTIIGYILLLGFLGLITDQAMRAGEKVLFRYNRRRN, from the coding sequence ATGAAAGCCCGCAAATCCAACCCGCTGTTCACCATCGGCAAGCCGATCGCGCAGCGTCACTTCCTGCTCATCGGCGGCGCCGTGTTCGTCCTGCTGGCGCTGCTCTGGTGGCTGGCCGGTGCCAGCGGTGCGGTGCCGAAGATCTTCCTGCCGACGCCCGGTGACGTCTGGGTGCGCATGCTCAAGCTGGCCGCCGACGGTACCCTGTGGGCGGACCTGAAGGTCAGTGTGTACCGCATCGCCGTGGCCTTCCTGGTGTCCTCGGCGATGTCCATCGTGATCGGCGTGTTCGCCGGCTGCTACGGCTTCTGGAAGGCCGCCACCGAGCCGCTGGTGGACTTCGTGCGCTACATGCCGGTGGTCGCCTTCGTCCCGCTGACCATCCTCTGGGCCGGCACCAGTGACTTCCAGAAATTCCTCATCATCTGGATCGGCACCTTCTTCCAGCAGGTGCTGATGGTGATGGACGCCATCAAGCGCGTGCCGGCGGACTTCGTCGGCCTCGGCCGAACGCTCGGCATGCCGGATCGCCGCATTCTCCTGAAGATCGTCCTGCCCAGTGCGCTGCCGGGTATCTGGGATGCCCTGCGGATCAGCCTCGGCTGGGCCTGGACCTGGCTGGTGCTGGCCGAGCTGGTGGCCGCCACCTCGGGCCTGGGCTACCGCATCACCGTGTCCCAGCGCTTCTTCCAGACCGACACCATCATCGGCTACATCCTGCTGCTCGGCTTCCTCGGCCTGATCACCGACCAGGCCATGCGCGCCGGCGAGAAGGTCCTGTTCCGCTACAACCGGAGGCGCAACTGA
- a CDS encoding LemA family protein yields MPRLIKFLTCYILVTLLSGCGYNAMQAGDEQVKAAWSEVLNQYQRRADLVPNLVSTVKGYASHEASVLTQVTEARAKVGSTTLNADQLGDEAAVKRFQQAQGELSSALSRLLVVTENYPQLKADGLFKDLLTQLEGTENRITVARGRYVKSVQAYNVLIRQFPAVITAKVLGYQPKANFSVENEAAISTAPKVDFGNAPAQPAQ; encoded by the coding sequence ATGCCACGTCTGATCAAGTTCCTGACCTGCTACATCCTCGTCACCCTGCTCTCCGGCTGTGGCTATAACGCCATGCAGGCCGGCGACGAACAGGTGAAGGCCGCCTGGTCGGAAGTCCTCAACCAGTACCAGCGCCGCGCCGACCTGGTACCCAACCTGGTCAGTACCGTGAAGGGCTACGCCTCCCATGAAGCCAGCGTGCTGACCCAGGTGACCGAGGCTCGCGCCAAGGTCGGCAGCACCACGCTCAATGCCGACCAGCTCGGCGACGAGGCCGCAGTGAAGCGCTTCCAGCAGGCCCAGGGCGAGCTCAGCTCCGCCCTCTCGCGCCTGCTGGTGGTCACCGAGAACTACCCGCAACTCAAGGCCGACGGTCTGTTCAAGGACCTGCTGACCCAGCTCGAAGGCACCGAGAACCGCATTACCGTCGCCCGTGGCCGCTACGTGAAGTCGGTGCAGGCGTACAACGTGCTGATCCGCCAGTTCCCGGCAGTGATCACCGCAAAAGTCCTCGGCTATCAGCCCAAGGCCAACTTCAGCGTGGAGAACGAAGCCGCCATCTCCACCGCGCCTAAAGTGGACTTCGGCAACGCCCCGGCGCAGCCCGCACAATGA
- a CDS encoding LysR family transcriptional regulator — protein MRRKIPTTAALVAFESAARHESFTKAADELSLTQSAICRQIAALEEFLGVELFRRSRRGVKLTEAGLNYSRRIAARLDAVERDTLAVMGQQGGGALELAVVPTFATQWLLPRLKDFKRLHPEVTVNMTNRTRPFLFADTEFDAALYFGDGVWSGTVANFLMHENPVPVCSPELLGGRRELSAAQIAELPLMQQTTRPYAWRQWFGSLGMSVAHDMGGTRYELFSMLAQAAMHGMGVALIPPMLIQHELADGRLIVPMQHAYLSENAYYLMIPERKVESATLGAFRDWLVDEAARYRAEAGLG, from the coding sequence ATGCGACGCAAGATCCCGACCACCGCCGCGCTGGTCGCCTTCGAATCCGCTGCGCGCCACGAGAGCTTCACCAAGGCCGCCGACGAGCTGTCGCTGACCCAGAGCGCCATCTGCCGGCAGATCGCCGCGCTGGAGGAGTTCCTCGGCGTCGAACTGTTCCGCCGTTCGCGGCGCGGGGTGAAGCTGACCGAGGCCGGGCTGAACTACAGCCGGCGTATCGCCGCCAGGCTCGATGCGGTGGAGCGCGACACCCTGGCGGTGATGGGCCAGCAGGGCGGTGGTGCGCTGGAACTGGCGGTGGTGCCGACCTTTGCCACCCAGTGGCTGCTGCCGCGGCTGAAGGACTTCAAGCGCCTGCACCCGGAAGTCACGGTCAACATGACCAACCGCACCCGGCCCTTCCTCTTCGCCGATACCGAGTTCGACGCCGCGCTGTATTTCGGCGATGGCGTCTGGTCCGGTACGGTGGCCAACTTCCTGATGCACGAGAACCCGGTGCCGGTGTGCAGCCCCGAGCTGCTCGGCGGGCGCCGGGAGCTTTCGGCCGCGCAGATCGCCGAGCTGCCGCTGATGCAGCAGACCACCCGGCCCTACGCCTGGCGCCAGTGGTTCGGCTCCCTCGGCATGAGCGTTGCCCACGACATGGGTGGTACGCGCTACGAGCTGTTCTCCATGCTCGCCCAGGCGGCCATGCACGGCATGGGTGTGGCGCTGATCCCGCCGATGCTGATCCAGCACGAGCTGGCCGATGGAAGGCTGATCGTGCCGATGCAGCATGCCTATTTGAGCGAAAATGCCTATTACCTGATGATTCCTGAACGCAAGGTGGAGTCGGCGACCCTGGGCGCGTTCCGCGACTGGCTGGTCGACGAGGCCGCGCGCTACCGCGCCGAAGCCGGTCTTGGCTGA
- a CDS encoding YgcG family protein produces the protein MTLPRLLLAALLLCWAAVLQAAPVAIPPLSARVTDLTQTLDAGQRAQLESQLAGLEQRKGAQIAVLLIPTTGEDSIEDYAVRAFEQWKLGRKGVDDGVLLVVAKNDHALRIEVGYGLEGTITDVQAGRIIRDAIVPHFKTGDFAGGIQAGVDSLVALIEPAATADTRSAQNAAELTQPAVPTTNYSDAYSSRNAQEPEVIPPVRLLGMLGLLVGVPLLGLLLPVQWMRQRSMGRYLLCSLVVGGAASAVLLVSEANPDALQHQLVGAISIPLVLYIFFLPPMWLTSGVLQLLLMIISSIGRGGGGRGGGGGGGFRGGGGSSGGGGASGRW, from the coding sequence ATGACCCTGCCGCGCTTGCTGCTGGCCGCCCTGCTGCTGTGCTGGGCGGCCGTGCTGCAGGCGGCGCCGGTTGCCATCCCGCCGCTCAGCGCCCGCGTCACCGACCTCACCCAGACCCTCGACGCGGGCCAGCGCGCACAGCTGGAAAGCCAGCTCGCCGGCCTTGAACAGCGCAAGGGCGCACAAATCGCCGTGTTGCTGATCCCCACCACCGGCGAGGACAGCATCGAGGACTACGCGGTACGCGCCTTCGAGCAGTGGAAGCTGGGCCGCAAGGGCGTGGACGACGGCGTGCTGCTGGTGGTCGCCAAGAATGACCACGCGCTGCGTATCGAGGTCGGCTACGGGCTGGAAGGCACCATCACTGACGTACAGGCCGGGCGCATCATCCGCGACGCCATAGTCCCGCACTTCAAGACCGGTGATTTCGCCGGCGGCATCCAGGCCGGCGTGGACAGTCTGGTCGCACTGATCGAGCCCGCAGCAACGGCCGATACCCGCTCTGCGCAGAACGCTGCGGAGCTGACGCAACCCGCTGTTCCGACGACGAACTACAGCGACGCTTACTCCTCTCGCAATGCCCAGGAGCCTGAAGTCATCCCGCCCGTACGCCTGCTGGGCATGCTCGGCCTGCTGGTTGGTGTCCCGCTGCTCGGCCTGCTGCTGCCGGTGCAGTGGATGCGCCAGCGCAGCATGGGTCGCTATCTGCTGTGCAGCCTGGTGGTTGGCGGCGCGGCTTCGGCAGTGCTGCTGGTCAGCGAGGCGAACCCCGACGCGTTGCAGCATCAACTGGTCGGCGCCATCTCGATCCCGCTGGTGCTCTACATCTTCTTCCTGCCACCGATGTGGCTGACCTCGGGCGTACTGCAGTTGCTGCTGATGATCATCAGCTCGATCGGCCGTGGCGGTGGTGGTCGTGGGGGCGGTGGGGGCGGGGGATTTCGTGGCGGCGGTGGCTCCAGCGGCGGTGGCGGGGCCTCCGGCCGCTGGTAA
- a CDS encoding cytochrome c: MKLKTLFVLLLAGAALAGCHRLDPNSPEAKRQVVFKELLKTSEDMGGMLRGRIPFDADKFRAGSAKLGELADKPWQYFPSTQPPADQVENKDTRAKAEIWQRQLEFQADAKTFQQTVRALGENTRNAAPTPEGVRKDFAAVEDACEACHKKFRAL, encoded by the coding sequence ATGAAGCTGAAGACCCTGTTCGTTCTGCTGCTCGCCGGCGCGGCGCTCGCCGGTTGCCATCGCCTGGACCCCAACTCGCCGGAGGCCAAGCGCCAGGTGGTGTTCAAGGAGCTGCTCAAGACCAGCGAAGACATGGGTGGCATGTTGCGTGGACGCATCCCGTTCGACGCGGACAAGTTCCGCGCCGGCTCGGCCAAGCTGGGCGAACTGGCGGACAAGCCCTGGCAGTACTTCCCCAGCACCCAGCCGCCAGCTGATCAGGTAGAGAACAAGGACACCCGCGCCAAGGCGGAAATCTGGCAGCGCCAGCTGGAGTTCCAGGCCGACGCCAAGACCTTCCAGCAGACCGTCCGCGCGCTGGGCGAGAACACCCGCAACGCCGCGCCGACGCCTGAGGGTGTGCGCAAGGACTTCGCCGCGGTGGAAGACGCCTGCGAGGCCTGCCACAAGAAATTCCGCGCGCTCTGA
- a CDS encoding EamA family transporter yields MLATTLVLLAALLHATWNTLVKFSNDRLLVVACMDIVGLGAALALLPWIEMPPAEVWPWLLAAVSLQLVYRVLLIQAYKVGDLGLVYPLMRGLSPLVVLALTLYFGGEHLTVKQILGILLIPVGMLFLLKGGGGSKLPWIAYPTVLLMGLCIGSYTWTDGNALKLWPRPLDYLVWLSLLSGLPFPLVAVVGRTRAFAKFWISDWKLGIGVGLCVLLSYGLVLWAMQLGSIAEAAALRETSVLLVVLFGMRFLKEPFGVPRLAACSLVLAGMLVMKL; encoded by the coding sequence GTGCTCGCCACTACCCTGGTGCTGCTGGCCGCCCTGCTGCACGCCACCTGGAACACCCTCGTCAAATTCAGCAATGACCGCCTGCTGGTGGTCGCCTGCATGGACATCGTCGGCCTGGGCGCCGCGCTTGCCCTGCTGCCCTGGATCGAAATGCCGCCCGCCGAGGTCTGGCCGTGGCTGCTGGCTGCCGTGTCCTTGCAGCTGGTCTATCGGGTACTGCTGATCCAGGCCTACAAGGTCGGCGACCTGGGCTTGGTCTATCCGCTGATGCGCGGGCTCTCGCCATTGGTGGTGCTGGCGCTGACCCTGTACTTCGGCGGCGAACATCTCACCGTCAAGCAGATCCTCGGCATCCTGCTGATCCCGGTCGGCATGCTGTTCCTGCTCAAGGGCGGCGGCGGTTCGAAGCTGCCGTGGATCGCTTATCCCACCGTGCTGCTGATGGGGCTGTGCATCGGCAGCTACACCTGGACCGACGGCAACGCGCTGAAGCTCTGGCCTCGTCCGCTGGACTACCTCGTCTGGCTCTCGCTGCTCTCCGGCCTGCCATTCCCGCTGGTGGCGGTGGTTGGGCGCACCCGTGCCTTCGCGAAATTCTGGATCAGCGACTGGAAGCTCGGTATCGGCGTCGGGCTTTGTGTGCTGCTCAGCTACGGTCTGGTGCTCTGGGCCATGCAACTGGGCTCCATCGCCGAGGCCGCCGCCCTGCGCGAGACCAGCGTGCTGCTGGTGGTGCTGTTCGGCATGCGCTTCCTCAAGGAGCCGTTCGGCGTGCCGCGACTGGCTGCCTGCAGCCTGGTGCTGGCGGGGATGCTGGTGATGAAGTTGTGA
- a CDS encoding PHB depolymerase family esterase: protein MRMTIRVVQGLIALLVLLLLAGAWWYLPGELRHLPTLSGTSEDSSIRLGERRRSYVLYTPRHLAERPALLVVLHGSMGNGERMRRDSGYRFDTLADRDGFLVLYPDGVEGHWNDCRKAATYSARRLDIDDVGFLSAMIERLQRERGVDPARVFVVGYSNGGQMALRMAVDAADKVDGVAAIAASLPSAENDACQPTQQPKAALLMNGTRDPINPYRGGVVTLFGFGNRGTVLSAEDSALALARRNGQSGQPRQDRLTSVGPVWTERQRWSTAGAAPVELVTVHGGGHLLPQPLYRAPRLLGLADPQLDGPAEIWRFFSELPH, encoded by the coding sequence ATGCGTATGACGATTCGCGTCGTGCAGGGGCTCATCGCGTTGCTCGTACTGCTACTGCTGGCTGGCGCCTGGTGGTACCTGCCGGGGGAGCTGAGACACCTTCCGACGCTGAGCGGGACCAGCGAGGACTCCTCTATCCGCCTGGGCGAACGGCGGCGCAGCTACGTGCTTTACACGCCCCGCCATCTGGCCGAGCGGCCAGCCTTGCTGGTGGTGCTGCACGGCTCCATGGGCAATGGTGAGCGGATGCGCCGCGACAGCGGCTATCGCTTCGATACACTGGCCGACCGCGACGGCTTCCTGGTGCTCTACCCCGATGGCGTCGAGGGGCACTGGAACGATTGCCGCAAGGCCGCGACCTACAGCGCGCGGCGCCTGGACATCGATGATGTCGGTTTCCTCTCGGCGATGATCGAGCGTCTGCAGCGCGAGCGCGGGGTCGATCCTGCAAGGGTCTTTGTCGTCGGCTATTCCAATGGCGGGCAGATGGCGCTGCGCATGGCGGTCGATGCTGCCGACAAGGTCGACGGTGTGGCCGCGATTGCCGCCAGCCTGCCAAGCGCGGAGAACGACGCCTGCCAGCCCACGCAGCAACCCAAGGCTGCGCTGCTGATGAATGGAACGCGCGACCCGATCAACCCCTACAGGGGCGGCGTGGTGACCCTGTTCGGCTTCGGCAATCGAGGCACTGTGCTGTCAGCGGAGGATTCCGCCCTGGCGCTGGCGCGCCGCAATGGTCAGAGCGGCCAGCCACGCCAGGACCGGTTGACCTCGGTCGGGCCGGTCTGGACCGAGCGGCAGCGCTGGAGCACGGCCGGCGCGGCGCCCGTGGAACTGGTCACGGTGCACGGCGGCGGGCACCTGCTGCCGCAACCGCTGTACCGCGCGCCGCGCCTGCTGGGGCTGGCTGATCCGCAGCTGGATGGCCCGGCGGAGATCTGGCGGTTCTTCAGCGAACTGCCGCACTGA
- a CDS encoding acyl-CoA thioesterase has translation MNFHTRKWVKPEDLNPNGTLFGGSLLKWIDEEAAIYAIIQLGNQRVVTKFISEINFVSSARQGDIIELGITATEFGRTSITLTCEVRNKITRKSILTVDKMVFVNIGADGQPAPHGRTEIKYIKDQFKDDAIPQS, from the coding sequence ATGAATTTCCACACCCGCAAATGGGTCAAGCCTGAAGACCTCAACCCGAACGGCACCCTGTTCGGCGGCAGCCTTCTGAAGTGGATCGACGAAGAAGCGGCGATCTACGCCATCATCCAGCTGGGCAACCAGCGCGTGGTGACCAAGTTCATCTCCGAGATCAACTTCGTGAGTTCCGCGCGCCAGGGCGACATCATCGAGCTGGGCATCACCGCCACCGAGTTCGGTCGCACCTCGATCACCCTGACCTGCGAAGTGCGCAACAAGATCACCCGCAAGAGCATCCTCACGGTCGACAAGATGGTCTTCGTCAACATCGGCGCGGACGGTCAGCCGGCGCCCCACGGTCGCACCGAGATCAAGTACATCAAGGACCAGTTCAAGGACGACGCCATCCCGCAGTCCTGA
- a CDS encoding MAPEG family protein — translation MPIAFWCVLVAIFLPYLGTGIAKFTGSGFGPRQNHDPRTFLATLEGYRKRANAFQMNSFEVTPAFAAAVIIAQVLNNAEPATIDRLAIAWITSRLLYLIFYLADLAALRSLAWFIGMGLIAALFICSAG, via the coding sequence ATGCCCATTGCCTTCTGGTGCGTTCTGGTCGCGATCTTCCTGCCCTACCTGGGCACCGGCATCGCCAAGTTCACCGGTTCTGGTTTCGGCCCGCGACAGAACCACGACCCGCGTACCTTCCTGGCCACCCTGGAGGGTTACCGCAAGCGCGCCAATGCCTTTCAGATGAACAGCTTCGAGGTGACGCCAGCCTTCGCCGCGGCGGTGATCATCGCTCAGGTGCTGAACAACGCGGAGCCTGCGACCATCGATCGCCTGGCCATCGCCTGGATCACCAGCCGGCTGCTTTACCTGATCTTCTACCTCGCCGACCTGGCCGCACTGCGTTCGCTGGCGTGGTTCATCGGCATGGGCCTGATCGCCGCGCTGTTCATCTGCTCGGCGGGATGA
- a CDS encoding ABC transporter substrate-binding protein, translating into MHTTFASALRQLAVATCASLLLAGAAHAASIKADTKPEAGTFKMGMQPWLGYGQWYVAEQAGAFKANGLAQVELVNFTEDKDMNAALASGQIDGGNLATHTAMAMVAAGLPVKIVLLLDQSTSADALIVDPSLKTLTDLKGKQVAYEEGTTSDILLHSALRKAGLTIADVQPVPMPAASAGSALIAGQVPAAVTYEPYLSAAKQQNPKVNLLYKGSDDPGIISDVFVVRDEVLKERPGQVLALIKSWEAGLKHYNEKSAEGRAAIAKGVGADESELSSAFDGVHFYSVKENQAELKGAFQKGSFEHIQKAASEAGILQQPVTPAQAIDARFVEAL; encoded by the coding sequence ATGCACACCACCTTCGCATCCGCGCTGCGCCAACTGGCCGTGGCCACCTGCGCCAGCCTGTTGCTGGCCGGCGCCGCACACGCCGCATCGATCAAGGCCGACACCAAGCCCGAGGCCGGCACCTTCAAGATGGGCATGCAGCCCTGGCTGGGCTACGGCCAGTGGTACGTCGCCGAACAGGCCGGCGCCTTCAAGGCCAATGGCCTTGCGCAGGTCGAACTGGTCAACTTCACCGAAGACAAGGACATGAACGCCGCCCTGGCCAGCGGCCAGATCGACGGCGGCAACCTCGCCACCCATACCGCCATGGCCATGGTCGCCGCCGGCCTGCCGGTGAAGATCGTCCTGCTGCTGGACCAGAGCACCAGCGCCGACGCGCTGATCGTCGATCCGTCGCTCAAGACCCTGACCGACCTCAAGGGCAAGCAGGTGGCCTACGAAGAGGGCACCACCAGCGACATCCTCCTGCACAGCGCCCTGCGCAAGGCCGGACTGACCATCGCCGATGTGCAGCCGGTGCCGATGCCCGCCGCCAGCGCCGGTAGCGCGCTGATCGCCGGCCAGGTCCCGGCCGCCGTCACCTACGAGCCGTATCTGTCCGCCGCCAAGCAGCAGAACCCCAAGGTCAACCTGCTGTACAAGGGCTCGGATGACCCGGGCATCATCAGCGACGTGTTCGTCGTTCGCGACGAAGTCCTGAAGGAGCGTCCCGGCCAGGTGCTGGCGCTGATCAAGAGCTGGGAAGCCGGCTTGAAGCACTACAACGAGAAGAGCGCCGAAGGCCGCGCCGCCATCGCCAAGGGCGTGGGGGCCGACGAGTCCGAACTGAGCAGTGCCTTCGACGGCGTGCACTTCTACTCGGTGAAGGAGAACCAGGCCGAACTGAAGGGCGCCTTCCAGAAGGGCTCCTTCGAGCATATCCAGAAGGCCGCCAGCGAAGCCGGCATCCTCCAGCAGCCGGTCACCCCGGCGCAGGCCATCGACGCGCGTTTCGTCGAGGCTCTCTGA
- a CDS encoding ABC transporter ATP-binding protein, with the protein MATLEISGLNKSFAVGKARREVLRNIDLTLADNEFVSIVGTSGCGKSTLLSIAAGLEEFDSGSVKVDGVPITGPGLDRGVVFQSYTLLPWLTARQNVEFALKAAGLSRAQCREIADEHLELVKLTKFAEAYPNELSGGMKQRVAIARALSYRPKILLMDEPFGALDAMTRHQMQELLTRIWETHRLTVMFVTHDVEEAVYLSDRIVVMGLGPGRIKTTFEVKLGRPRHEDMAASAEFIELQRQVLRSIREEEQGVAAL; encoded by the coding sequence ATGGCGACTTTGGAAATCTCCGGCCTGAACAAGAGTTTCGCGGTCGGCAAGGCGCGCCGCGAGGTGCTGCGCAACATCGACCTGACGCTGGCGGACAACGAGTTCGTTTCCATCGTCGGCACGTCGGGCTGCGGCAAGAGCACATTGCTATCCATCGCCGCCGGCCTGGAGGAATTCGACAGCGGCAGCGTGAAGGTGGATGGCGTGCCGATCACTGGGCCGGGCCTGGACCGTGGCGTGGTGTTCCAGTCCTACACCCTGCTGCCCTGGCTCACCGCGCGGCAGAACGTCGAGTTCGCCCTCAAGGCCGCCGGCCTGTCCCGCGCGCAGTGCCGCGAGATCGCCGACGAGCACCTGGAACTGGTGAAACTGACGAAGTTCGCCGAGGCCTACCCGAACGAGTTGTCCGGCGGTATGAAGCAGCGCGTGGCGATCGCCCGGGCGCTGTCGTACCGGCCGAAGATCCTGCTGATGGACGAGCCCTTCGGCGCGCTGGATGCGATGACCCGCCACCAGATGCAGGAGCTGCTCACGCGCATCTGGGAAACCCACCGGCTGACGGTGATGTTCGTTACCCACGACGTGGAAGAGGCGGTCTACCTGTCCGACCGCATCGTGGTGATGGGCCTGGGGCCGGGGCGGATCAAGACCACCTTCGAAGTGAAGCTCGGTCGCCCGCGCCATGAGGACATGGCCGCCAGTGCCGAGTTCATCGAGCTGCAGCGCCAGGTGCTGCGCTCGATCCGCGAGGAAGAACAGGGCGTCGCCGCACTGTAA